The window CCAGTGTTGGAATATCTGGATTTCTGGTGGAACCCAGTGCAGCCATTCATACATTTTTACTGCCCCTAATACCCAAGAGACCCAAAGTGAACAAATACACAGTTTatgcaaaaaaaaagttttactaGAATGGGGAAACTCTGCATTGTTCTCCAGCACAGATAAATGAAAAAAGATTTCTAATTAATACTTGGAAATTAGGCAGCTCTTCACAGTCACAATTTACAATGCAATATTTATCTGAAACATCTTGCTCTGCCCTATCTGCTATTTAACTTCAGGAAAAAAAGCAGGAACTCAGAGCTCCCCTTTTTCCAGAGGTAATTCAATTCTGTGTTCTATTTTTAAAGGGAATGCAATAATCCACTGTAAAACAACTGATGAACACAGTGAGGATCTGTTGAAtttataaacaaaacaaaaggcaCCACATAAAAAGAAATGTTGCTGAATTTGAGATTTGTTTTTTATTATCATTTATTGCACTAAGGAACAGCGGGGCAGTTTCACAATCTCACCTTCTGCTTTGAAAAAGTCTGTAGTATTTACTACTCCTAAACCCAAGAGTGTTTTCATCATTGGACTTGATAAACATTGGAGGTTTGTCCATTTGTTAATCAgcacagacattaaaaaaaaaaaaaaaaaaaaaaaaaaacatttaaattcaTTCCTTCATGGACAATTCAGCTTCTCCTACCACAATGGCACAGGCTCGAGATTAAAGCAGGGTTAATGTTTGGAGAAGATACAGAAGGCTCTGGACCTATGGATGCACATACAGGGGAAGATTAACcagataataaaaaaaataaaccagaatagaacTATTTTTGCTTTTGTGTCCATGAATTAATATCCTAAGACCAACATCACCTATGGGCAAAACACAGAGCATTCCAGTTGTTGCCAAGCACTTGGAGCCAGGGCAGGTTTAGAGTCAAGAGTGGGATACACAAGTCCAAGTGAGCCCCTACAAAGCCCATCCTACAGCAAACCCCTAGAGCACTAAGGCTAGTAGTAACCAACACCTACTCAAAGGTTATGGCTGTTCCTTATGGAGTGCAAAGTCAAAACTTTTCAAACCCCAGGCATCTTTGTATTAATTTACACATAATTCATCAATTTCAGCGTCCCAGTAAAATATAAGAAAACAGTCTTTCCACAAGTATAAAAtgtggaaatattttaaaaatagggGAGTCATTGTTTTCTAACTCAATTGTGAACATCAGGTTCCGGATTTAATCTTGGTCAGAGGTTCTTGTTGTAAAGAATCCATGTTTTTTGTGGCTTTTGCATGCACTTAACTGGAACAAAGCTTGCTGAATGTCTTCTTAAGAGCTCACCAGAACATAAATCAtgctgcagaagaaaaaaaaaatattaagataTTAAGATGCATCATTTTGATTAGTGTTACACATTTAATTCTAACAGGGTCTATTATAAGGAACAAATCCATGTGAGATACATAGATTGTGACTGAAGATCTGACAAAATGACTCTTCTACTTTTCACTTCAACAAAATCACATTTACATCAAATACTTTCCtctgaaaaaaaagtttcagCTTCTTAATTAAATACCCTGGGATTTATTGTATTATGCTTAACAAAAGAAAAGTTTGGAGCTTTTCAGTCTACAGTTATGGAACAGAGATTCAAAATAGTAATTCTGACCAAACTGGATTGTGTTTTAGAGCAGAATCAGGGATGAATGTGGATTCTTTAGCAGGAAAGCTGGCACTGTAGGTGACCATACAGATTCCCAGCATGTTTTGTGTTGGAAGGACTTTATAGATCCTCTCACTCCAACCCCTGCAATGGGCTGGGAGCCCTTTGGCTAGGCCAGGGTGCTGCAAGTCCCCTCCAACCctgcctggaacacttccaggaatccaggggcagccacagcttctctgggtaatctgtgccagggcctgcccaccctcacagccaggaattccttcccaatatcccatctaaccccacCCACCCTCTGGCAGTGGGCAGCTATTCCCACATGTCCTATCATTACACACCCTGGTCCAAAGTCCCTTTGGAGCTCTCACAGGCTCCCTTCCAGCACGAGAAGGATCATATTCCTATGGACAGTATTTCTCTCTGCACTGAGCCAAAGCTTCAGACTGAAGAGGAAAACTTACCCATATAGGTAGTAAAAAAAAGATAGAAGGTAGAATGCTAATTTGCACCATCCTTCTTTCTGGCAGTAGGCTAAAATATCTGCATTCATGATGGTGGTGGGATCGTAGAGCCCCGGGCCGCTCATCACGGGTCTGCTCATGTACCTGGAACGAGGCACAGGCAGGTGTGGGGTGACAGCCACAGGGACCTGGGTCCTGTCCCCACCCACCAGGGAATGCCACAGCTGAGACATGGGTAACACCCTGTACAGAGAAGCAATTCAATTCCCATGTCTTAAGGAATGGCAGAGGAAATTGGAATTGCTATTTCAACTGGCATTCCACACTGGGAGTTGTCTCAGTGCACctttaacacacacacacaactcaATTCCCACACAGCACAAGAGAATAAAACCCACCCAAGAAAGCCAGGTGATGGCTCTCATTGTACAGCCATGACCTGAACTTCCCCAGAAAGCATCTGGGTTTTCCCAAGACACAGAACACTGGACAGAAGACAGGAGAATGAGTAACAATTCACTGAGCATAACACACTCGCCAAAATTACCTCCAAATATGATAAGCCAACAAGGGCATATTGAGACCCAGTGTGAGCCACTCTGCTGCACAGAGAAACATGACACAGAAGAATGCATGGATGAGGTACTCTGGAAGTACAAGCTGGAAAAGAAAAAGGTGAGTTAGAAGTTTTGATTGCACAGAGCAAAACGTGGCATTCAGCTACTTTGGAGGCACACAATTGCGTCAAAATATTCTTTAAAACCAACACTAACAAGAACAAGACTGTGGAACGTGAAAGCAGCAGCCAGCACTATGTGCCTTGCTGTTTTCACATGCTATTCATGAACCAAGGAGAAAAATTTATCAGATTTAATGGTCAGATCAATATTTTTTAATTGCTTCTCTTAAATTAACAGATTCCACGCTTTATGCGTGACACTCAGAAGAGGTCACTGAGATATTTCTGCTCATGCAACAGAGAAATATCAGTAGGAAACATGCTCTGCAGAATGGTTTATAGGCAAAAAGATAAGTTTGTGTTTTCCTGTTTTACAGATCCAGAACTTTCCAAAGTTGAACTATTCCCAAAATGTGACACCCCAGGCAGAGCTTTACCCAACCAAACCAGCGGCGACGTGGTGGCACACAGGTCTgcacagaggagctgctctgcacagccagTTCTCCCTCACAGTTCCCACTGTGCATGCTTTACAGCATCATGCTTCCAGCAGAAGCCCACAGAGCTCAGAACCAGGTACCATGGAGCCACAGGAAGCATGGAATGCTGCAGAGATTAGTGTTGTTAATAGGAACAacatggagagggacagagagtaAACACATGCAAAGAGCTGAGGAATCTCACACCCAACACAGGAGTTCAGTTTTAAACAAGTCACCCCAAGGTGTTGCTATTCACTGCTTTATTACCTGCTATTCACTGCTTTATTACCTGCTTTTCACTGCTTTATTACCTGCTATTCACTGCTTTATTACCTGCTATTCACTGCTTTATTACCTGCTTTTCACTGCTTTATTACCAGGTTCAGAAGGAATCATACAAATcaaactggtttgggttgggagggacctcaaagtccatccagttctgcactttccactatcccaggttgctccaacctggccttgggcactgccagggatccaggggcagccacagctgctctgggcaccctgtgccagggctcagcatTCTCATTATgaagaattcccaattcccaatctcccatccatccctgccctctggcactggcagccattccctggctcctgtccctccatcccttgtccccagcccctctgcagctctcctggagccccttcaggccctgccaggggctctgagctctccctggagccttctcctctccaggggagcacccccagctctcccagcctgcctccagccctggagcagctctgtaaaGCTTTTGCCTTCTCTACTGAGCCCTGTAAAGCTCCTCATGGAAAACACCCCATTTTTACCCAAAGGTTTAaattgtctctgtgtgtgtgcctgtacACACACAACACACTCTGCTCTCTTTTTGTGCAGTGTGATTAACATTGCATGGGATGATAACATCAAAGTTTCAGTggtttacaattttttttcttctttcaaaacCCCAGAATATCTTCCTAGAAACCTAAAAGCTACCAACAAACACACTCACCACCTACTTTGCTGACATTCTAGTTCTCTAAATGAAGAATATCACAGTAAACTTGCATCAACACCACCAAAATTCAGCTGTTGGACACAAAATGTTTCAAGTAAATATTTTCATCCAGATCCTTCTTTGCATACTTACCATTTACACATGAAATTATTTATAGCAGAACAACCACCCTGTCCAACACACGATGCATTTGGCAGCCTGCTCAGACAGATTCACCAGGCCTGAAAAATCTGTATTTATTTACCTACATATCTCAAAAtaagtttttcttttctcttgtttATTGTACCCTGCTCCCACACCAGGATCTCTGCCTCTTTCTAATCTCCCCCACTTGATCCTCCCTGCCTGTCCTAAAGAAAAATGAATTACATCAGATCCTGCCATATTTATCACAGAAGTGAGGGAGGATGGATCTGGTTGCTGAGAAAAGACACGACTATAAGAGGAGCAGGGAAGAGAAGGAATCAGCAGTGCACTCAGGAGTTACTATTTTAGGCTAATCTCTCCACTGAGGTGCATCAATTCCTACCCAGATCTTTGGTTCTTTCTACAGGAAAACAACACCCAGCATCATGAACCCCTCAAGAGCTTCAACTGCACTTTTGGGGACTAGCCTGCTTCCACAGGAACAGCAAATATGAGATTATTTCAGACTGTCAGTAGCAAAGCTGCCATGTAAAGGACACTCCATGCACGTGGGGCAGCAGAAGGTTAATGTCCAGTTAAACATGCACATTTTTACACTACAAAGGTTGCAGTAAGGTCAAAATGCATCGATGTAATGAGAGTTGGCCTCTCCCACACTGCAGCAGAGATGACTGGAACAGACCAAGCAAGGGAAACTGTTAGATGCACAGCTCTCCTACAGCaaacctcctctcctcctcccctcctcacACTGAAATATTCACTTTCATTCGTGTGCTGTACATAGAACACACTCTCTGCCCCCTCCTCCACCCCCAATTACAGCAAATTTATTTTTTGGTGTGTATTTTACTTAAAACACACTAAAGCTACAGGTCAggccatgctgctgtgctgcccctgCATCCTCCCTCAGCCTGGGCACACACAAAGGAAAAGCCATAAGAAAGGCACAAAATGCTGCAGGATCAAGCTCTGTGTTCTTTACAAGCCTCCCTGATGCTGCTGGCCTGTCAGAGATGCAGGCACACAGTTTGCCTCAAATTCCTTTCCTAAGCCAAGGAGTGTCTGAGTTGCATCCCAGAGAGGACACTGGGACACAGCCCTGATCCTGGAACACAGAACAGAGAAGTGAGGAGAGCACCTGTCACCTTCCACTCACCCAAATCCTCAAAAAAAGATCAGAACTGACTTGGTCAATGCttaaaaaaatgcccaagtaTTCTCCTCTAATCTGAATTCAGTATATCTGACTTGAAAAAACACAATTTATTTCTGCCTGAAGTTATTTTCTGACACCTAACAGGCATGTAACAGTTTTCCCCAAGTTGCTGGGTAAGCAAGCAGAATTGGTTTGGCACAAAATATGGAAATCCATGAGGTTGTTagaaaccccaacaaacaaataACGAGCAGATGAACAGGCAGACTAAACAAAACAGCTAAATAGTATTACAGATGTTCCTAACAAAATGAAAGGGAAGTTCAAAAACATGAAACTGAAAAGCAGTACACACCTTTAATGCAATTTTGACTCTTTTAATCTTTTTGACCTTTTCAACTGTCTTTGTGCCGAAAATGTGGAAAGCAGATTGAAAGAATGTTAGTATGACAGCTGACAAGATCACCATCAGATTAATAACAGTCAGAATATTCAACTTGAAACTAAAGAATCACACAAAGAATTTCCCTACAACTTCTAACAACAGCGAGGGCTTCTCAACCCAGATGCAATTCTATTGCCCAGGCTGATTGCATCAAGATAACACCAAAAATAAGCATTTTACACATATTTATTTAGCAAAACAAGATGTCTGGTGTGCTACTTACAGGATTGAGCGTATTACACTGGTCTATGGGGTTCTTGTAATCAGTCTTCAGTTCATCAAATGCTATAATCTAGAGAAAAAACATGAAAGAGTTTTGATTCCCCAGGAGCAATTTTGTATTTTATCCATTAAAAGTAGCATTTTGGCACAGAGCTGCTACCTTTGTTCTCAGTAACATTTCACCTAAGTTCTGCCTACATCAACTCACAGGTAAGACAGATGTGGAACAGGTTTTACAAATAGGAAAGCAGTCGTTTCATCAGATATTCAAAAGCCTCTGACTACTCCCCAACTTTTTATCTTCCAACCTATAATGAATTTCCTACATCCCCTTTATCAGTTTTCAGCCCTGTGCAGACCCCAACCTCACCCAGGACTCTCTTGGTGGCCAGCAGGAATCTGGCATGGGGTTCCTTAATCCAGAAAAAGAGCACAGAGTTTAAAAGCCAACAGATATTTTTCCTCATTGTCATAGTAAATGCTGAGCCCACATACGTCCCAGAATGACAGAACTGTTGGAACTGGTCGACCATCCAGTTCAACTTCCCTGCCAAAGTAGGATCACATACAGAAGGTTATACCTCCTAAACGtgtatccattaaaaaaaaaaaaaagcaaacccaaaatATGAACACCGGTCTTTTTCTTAACATAAAGGTGCAGCATGAAGTACAAAAGGCAGTtttacaccataaatatcctgcTAAGCATCACATCCTCCCTCAGAGCAGCTCATCTCAGGCAGGGTCCTGTTGGCTGCTCTCCCAGTGCCAGCCTCGAGGAGcaaatcacagaattatggaatggtttcgGCTGGAAAGGACCTGAAAGATCCAATTCCAAACCCTGCtacggcagggacaccttccaccattccaggctgctccaagccccatccagcctggccttgggcacttccatggatcccggggcagccacagcttctctgggcaccctgtgccagggcttcaccatcctcacagagaattccttcccaatatcccatccatccctgccttctGTCAGCGGGAAGCCACTGCTCCTTGTCCTGCCACTCATGCCCGCACAAAAACCCATTTTATCCGCAGGGAGGCCGATTCCCGCTCCTAGGGCGGTTCCGGATGCGGTTTCCCCGTTCCCTCGGCGGCTGTCCGGGGACGCCCTGAGGGCTCTCCGGGGCCCTTCCCCGGGCAGTCCCCCCGCTCCACGGTCCCCGTACTCACATGCCAGATGGCGAAGAAGATGAGGGCGGCCGTGAGCAGCAGCGCCAACATATAGCAGAAGGCGGCGAACGTGAAGGCcatggcggcggggccgcgcgggGGCTGCCGGGCGCCTCAGCAGCCGCCGCGCAGCCGCCATGGCCGCgcccgcagcgccccctgccggccccgccggccgccgccaTTTCGTGAGGGGGGGCATGAGGGGATGGAACAAAAATCCGGAGTTTTCACCTTAAAGTGTGGGCGGAGGGAGTGCGATCGCGCTTTGAGGAGCGCGGTGTGAGAGAGGGTTGGCGTAGAGTCATGGAGTCACAGAATCTAGTTTAGAAAAACCCACAAGATCATCGACTCCAATGACTCTTGTGACTATCAAcacaccagagcactgagtgtcaTTTCCAGTCATTCCTTGAACACCTCAAGGTGTGAGAaaagggatggggactccaaacctcttTGGGCAGCCTTTTCCCAATGACTGACCACTGTCTCCATGGACAATTTTTCCATATtatccaatccaaacctcccctgaggTTTTCTGAggtcatttccccttgtcctgtccctgttccttggAAGCAGAGCCCgactcccctggctgtcccctcctgtcaggagctgtgcagagccacaagggcccccctgagcctcctttgctccagactgagcccctgcccagctccctcagcctctcctggtgctccagacccttccccagctccattcccttctctggacactctccagcccctcaatgtccatcccgaactgaggagcccagaacaggGCACAGCACatggtggcctcagcagtgcccagcacaggggacagtccctgccctggtcctgtggCCACAGGCCAAGGACCACCGACCTCTTGCCCACCTGGCCAAACCTGGGCTCGTGTCCAGCCCCTGTCaaacagcacccccaggtcctttcctACTTTCCAgaccctctgccccagcctggaacGCTCCACGGGGTTGTTGTGACTCAAGTGCAGGACCTGACACTTGGTCTTACTCAACCTTGGACTCTTGGTCTCAgtccattgatccagcctgtcaaGGTCGTTCTCCAGGGCCTTcctgccttccagcagatccaTACTCCCACACAATTTGGCAttgtctgcaaatttgctaatggtggactcaatcccctcagccagatcatcataAAGACATTAAACACAACTGGGCCCTACACTGAGCCCTGGGGGCACCACCAATGTGCAGCATCATTCCCCACTAGTGTTTGGGCCCAGCCATCCAGACAGCTCTTAACCCAGCCTAGGGTAAACCTGTGCAAGCCATGGACtgacagcttttccaggagtttgTGTTGAAAGGGAACTTAAAAACCATCAATTTTCAACCCAGTGTcatgggcaggtacaccttccagaccagtccaacctggccttgaacacttcagggatgggacagccacagcttttctgtgCAAGtcatgccagggcctcaccaccctcgaagggaagaatttcttcctaatacctcaTCTAAATCTTCCTTCTTTGAGTTTACATCCATCCCCCTGTTTCCCATCCCTACCTGATCATGTAAAATTCCCTGCTCAGCACACACTACATCTGGAGAAAAGGGAGATGGCTAATTTAGGAAGAAATGCTGAAGAAGGCTGTGCTGTGAGAGCCCTGGGGAAGGGAGGGCTGCTCATACAATCCCAAATCAATACAAATTGGAGCCTGTCCaacagaaacagcaagatgagaaaacagTTTGAGGAGAAGATCACCCCACTCTCCTTTCCAAAGGTCATGTAAAAGTTGTTTCACTTTAAGCAGTGACACCTTGCAGTACAGGCAAGCTGGGGTGACATTGCTGCAATCATTTCCTCTGGAGCAGAGTGAGGGATGATTTCCATAAAACCAACAGCTGCCAAACTAAATAATATTTTCCAGTGTTATCTGCTGGAAAGCTTTATACACAATTAATGGAGTGTCACAACGAGAGATGAGCAGAAACTTTATTTCCCTCACCAAAATACAGGAAAAGCTGTAGCAAATGAGCTGTCTTTAGGAAATCGGCTGTTGCAAAGATAAAGTTGATGTTTCAACATAAAATCACTCATCTCATCCACAAACTACTCCCAGTAAAAGTGCTGTGGCGTCATTATGACCTATGAAACTTTGatgtgaaacccagaaaacagattttaaaataaattttagtgAAGATAAGCCCTGAAAAACctgttctagtggaaggtgtccctatctgtggcagggggttggaacaagatgaggtTTGAGgactcccaacccaaaccagtgtgtgattctgtgactcagaTTAATAAGAAGGTGAGAGAACACAAGGCCAGGAGAGTGGGGGGCGggtgctcagagctgctctgagccattcccagctctgtcccaggaGCCTTCCCGTTGCCTTGCAAGGACAGGCAGGACCACTGGGCAGTGAGAACACCAGGAAGGGCTGAGCCTGTTGTGGTTTCCTTGCAGCTCAGGGTGCTGTACAGGATGGGTTAGGAAGAGAGGCCCTGGCAGTGCATCACAGCCACCTTCCAACCATTCCTCAGGAGCCAGAAACAATTTCTGCAGTCCCTCTGCAATAACAGCTTTCTTCGTATCACTTGATGCTTCTTTAGCCTTATTTATTTGCAAATTGTTTATTTCTTATTTGGAATACCCTTGAGCTGCACAGGCACATTTCTTCCCACAGACCTTGCACTGGACTGTGCTGGAAACTCCCTGGTGCAGGCTTTTCCAAAGCCAAAGGCAGTTTGTCTCACAAGAGCTGTGGGAGGTAGAGAAACAGGATGTGTGCAGAGATGCTGTCATACCTTGGGGCTGGGGAATGCAGGTTTTCCACTGCAGTTTGATCCATTCAAGGTAGATATTTCTGTATTTGATGATTTCTTGTACATGAAAATGTTGTGCAACAGGGATGTGCAGTCTCAGAAGTAAAAAGGTGTGTCAGCCACATACTTGTATTTGCAATTAATCCTGGTTCTGCCTGGAGGAATGCAGTGTTTTATTCCCTCAGGTGCTGGCATACCATTCAACTGCAATTATCTTGTCAGGAAAAGAGGAAGGCAGCTGTAATCTTGCACAACAAAGATTTCTGCACTGAAGGATTTCTTTATcaaagattttatttatttttttttaagataacacagaaggaaatgaaaagtaaattctGTAGAAAATGGTCTAATCAATTCTCATTTCACTCCAATTGGTATCCATTTGGTATCTCAAATCAAACAGTGACTGAGTATCTTCTCTGATTAAACTTTGAAAACAACACCAGAAGCCACAGAGGAGCTCTGGAGATGGCCCACAGCTCTTAATGCACCTTCCCGTTAGTCTGGACACACTGACTTTAATCCTGATTGGAATCCCCAGGGAAAATGTCAGTGTCTGTTCCCTTCATCTTAAATCCCTCTCGAGTACTTGTCCTTATTGGAAAACAGCCGTATAATCAGTCATAATTCAGTGTGTAACAGGCTGTTCATGAGGAAGATTTTGGCAGAGAACTGAGAGGAAAGATTATGGAGCAATTTCTCTGAATTATGCACAGGTTAACCACATCCTTCAACACTAAAAATTGTCATTTCAGTTATAG is drawn from Melospiza melodia melodia isolate bMelMel2 chromosome 6, bMelMel2.pri, whole genome shotgun sequence and contains these coding sequences:
- the CNIH1 gene encoding protein cornichon homolog 1 isoform X2 yields the protein MAFTFAAFCYMLALLLTAALIFFAIWHIIAFDELKTDYKNPIDQCNTLNPLVLPEYLIHAFFCVMFLCAAEWLTLGLNMPLLAYHIWRYMSRPVMSGPGLYDPTTIMNADILAYCQKEGWCKLAFYLLSFFYYLYGMIYVLVSS
- the CNIH1 gene encoding protein cornichon homolog 1 isoform X1 — encoded protein: MAFTFAAFCYMLALLLTAALIFFAIWHIIAFDELKTDYKNPIDQCNTLNPTVEKVKKIKRVKIALKLVLPEYLIHAFFCVMFLCAAEWLTLGLNMPLLAYHIWRYMSRPVMSGPGLYDPTTIMNADILAYCQKEGWCKLAFYLLSFFYYLYGMIYVLVSS